One window from the genome of Rufibacter tibetensis encodes:
- a CDS encoding mechanosensitive ion channel family protein, with amino-acid sequence MKGAENRLKNFRQASMLAVAITGFIMLLVTPGEAGLARQDPLVEDSAASAEDLGAGTPEDTAFADSVQALSGKEATDEALGAIQTLWDSFHYNLPKFLIALGTLLLAWAVTWLLRKALQRLIGNYHTSGAVISLASISVWLLGIGIAFSVVAGDIRALVGSLGLIGLALSWSLQTPIESFTGWLLNSFKGYYRVGDRIRVGEVFGDVYRIDFLATTVWEIGSPFQAGFVHAEQPTGRMVTFPNNEILTGTVTNLTGDFPFLWDELSIAVANESDIPLSVKVLGDVASKLLGGYMEEPARQYAQILGRARLQSDVPGKPQVYISLEDSWTSLTIRYLVGARERRKWKSELTLRVIQESARPEYAGRIIPVYPRQQVQVIGPSGLPMDAGPFGGSPGEDREGV; translated from the coding sequence GTGAAGGGGGCGGAAAACAGGCTCAAGAACTTCAGGCAGGCGTCCATGCTCGCGGTGGCCATCACCGGCTTCATCATGCTTTTGGTCACCCCTGGGGAGGCGGGGTTGGCCCGGCAGGATCCTTTGGTGGAAGATAGCGCAGCCTCTGCCGAAGACCTCGGCGCGGGAACTCCCGAAGACACTGCCTTCGCGGACAGTGTGCAGGCCTTGTCTGGCAAGGAAGCGACGGACGAAGCCCTGGGGGCCATACAGACCCTATGGGACAGCTTCCACTACAACCTCCCCAAGTTCCTGATCGCCTTGGGGACCCTGCTCCTGGCTTGGGCCGTAACCTGGCTCCTCAGGAAAGCGCTGCAGAGGCTGATCGGGAACTACCATACCTCCGGGGCCGTCATCTCGCTGGCCTCCATCTCGGTCTGGCTTCTGGGGATCGGGATAGCGTTTAGCGTGGTCGCGGGCGACATACGGGCGCTGGTGGGTTCCCTAGGGTTGATCGGCCTGGCCCTCTCCTGGTCCCTGCAGACGCCGATAGAGAGCTTCACTGGGTGGCTGCTGAACTCCTTCAAGGGGTATTACCGGGTCGGGGACAGGATCAGGGTGGGCGAGGTATTCGGCGACGTGTACCGGATCGACTTCCTGGCCACCACCGTGTGGGAGATCGGCTCGCCTTTCCAGGCTGGCTTCGTGCATGCCGAGCAGCCCACCGGCAGGATGGTCACCTTCCCCAACAACGAGATCCTCACCGGCACGGTGACGAACCTGACGGGGGACTTCCCCTTCCTGTGGGACGAGCTGTCCATCGCGGTGGCGAACGAGTCCGACATCCCACTATCGGTGAAGGTGCTGGGGGACGTCGCCTCCAAGCTGCTGGGGGGCTACATGGAGGAGCCCGCTAGGCAGTATGCCCAGATATTAGGGAGGGCAAGGCTGCAGTCCGACGTACCCGGCAAGCCCCAGGTGTATATCTCCCTGGAGGACTCGTGGACGAGCCTGACCATCCGCTACCTGGTCGGGGCCAGGGAGCGCAGGAAATGGAAAAGCGAGCTTACCCTGCGCGTGATTCAGGAGTCCGCCAGACCGGAGTACGCGGGCAGGATCATACCCGTCTACCCACGCCAGCAGGTGCAAGTCATTGGGCCATCCGGGCTCCCCATGGATGCCGGGCCTTTCGGGGGCAGCCCCGGAGAGGACAGGGAAGGTGTATAG
- a CDS encoding four-helix bundle copper-binding protein: MARADEHTLDYVRQICGLCATICEACGAECAQHESEHCQRCASACMQCAEECRSMAA; encoded by the coding sequence ATGGCGCGGGCCGATGAGCACACCCTGGATTACGTGAGGCAGATATGCGGCCTGTGCGCCACCATCTGCGAGGCCTGCGGCGCGGAGTGCGCCCAGCACGAGTCCGAGCACTGCCAGCGTTGCGCCAGCGCCTGCATGCAGTGCGCCGAAGAATGCAGAAGCATGGCTGCCTAA
- a CDS encoding DUF305 domain-containing protein, which produces MENNNYLKFALMLAVSFLIMYAVMFVNVDRLEHIYLSTTRLYMTLLMVSPMAVVMLLLMRGMYKNTSLNLVIIATSCAVFAGAFLLLRNQVPIGDGQYIKAMIPHHSSAILVSQEADIKDPELKKLAEGIIASQEREIAEMKAILNRVED; this is translated from the coding sequence ATGGAAAACAACAACTACCTAAAGTTCGCCCTCATGTTAGCCGTCTCGTTTCTGATCATGTACGCCGTGATGTTTGTGAACGTGGACAGGCTTGAGCACATCTACCTGAGCACCACCAGGCTTTACATGACCTTGTTGATGGTCTCGCCCATGGCCGTGGTGATGCTGCTGCTGATGCGGGGTATGTACAAGAACACCTCCTTGAACCTGGTGATCATCGCGACGAGCTGTGCTGTGTTTGCAGGGGCCTTCCTCCTGCTGAGGAACCAGGTACCCATAGGTGACGGGCAGTACATCAAAGCCATGATCCCTCACCACTCGTCCGCGATCCTGGTCAGCCAGGAGGCAGACATCAAAGACCCTGAATTGAAAAAACTGGCCGAGGGGATCATTGCCTCACAGGAGAGGGAGATTGCCGAGATGAAGGCGATACTGAACAGGGTGGAGGACTGA
- a CDS encoding VWA domain-containing protein translates to MTWYLPFTSMEFFFLLLFGVLYGGYLYRIKLLARQFSQKANSIWIKAIIRSVYMALLVVALLGPSFGAMTKEIRTNGKDVFLAVDLSQSMKAVDVSPSRLEKVKLELHDFIYNTNADRVGLIGFSSEAFVLSPLTYDQSALELFVQSMNTNLAPPEAAQVTPVLQLAQQKFQDSETSRELERSKILIIFSDGETFGENTQAAAKALLNQGVRVYCVGIGTYTGGKIPVGRTFKKDADGQTVLTKLEPEVLKRVAQSTEGNYFEINQTISEMPRLLSAVNAVKSELRQTKVVEVAANKYLYPLLAALLLIALDVLWTLQVLRI, encoded by the coding sequence ATGACCTGGTATCTACCTTTCACTTCCATGGAGTTCTTTTTCCTGCTTCTGTTTGGGGTGCTTTATGGCGGATACCTTTACAGAATAAAGCTTCTGGCCAGGCAGTTTTCCCAAAAAGCGAACTCCATCTGGATCAAAGCCATCATTAGAAGTGTTTACATGGCCCTGCTTGTGGTAGCTTTGTTAGGGCCCTCTTTTGGGGCTATGACCAAAGAGATCAGGACAAACGGCAAAGACGTATTTTTAGCGGTTGATCTTTCCCAATCCATGAAAGCAGTAGACGTCTCCCCTTCCAGGCTGGAGAAGGTGAAGCTGGAACTTCATGATTTTATTTATAACACCAATGCTGACCGGGTAGGATTGATTGGTTTCTCCTCAGAAGCTTTTGTGTTGAGCCCACTCACCTATGACCAAAGTGCTTTAGAGCTCTTTGTACAGTCTATGAACACAAACCTGGCTCCACCAGAAGCAGCACAGGTAACCCCGGTGTTGCAATTAGCCCAACAGAAATTCCAAGACAGTGAAACAAGCCGGGAGCTGGAACGATCTAAAATCCTGATCATCTTTTCAGACGGCGAAACCTTTGGCGAAAACACTCAAGCAGCAGCCAAGGCCCTCCTCAACCAAGGGGTGCGGGTATATTGTGTAGGTATAGGCACGTATACGGGAGGAAAGATTCCTGTAGGGCGCACGTTTAAAAAAGATGCTGACGGTCAGACGGTCCTCACCAAACTGGAGCCTGAGGTTCTTAAACGGGTTGCTCAGAGTACAGAAGGAAACTACTTTGAAATAAACCAAACCATAAGTGAAATGCCCCGGTTACTTAGTGCCGTGAATGCGGTTAAAAGTGAGTTGCGGCAAACCAAAGTGGTGGAAGTAGCGGCAAACAAATATTTATACCCGCTTTTAGCCGCCCTTCTTTTAATTGCCTTAGATGTGTTATGGACCTTACAGGTGCTTCGGATATGA
- a CDS encoding tetratricopeptide repeat protein, with translation MWWVLLFLAFSPFDGLQRIALRNQYAVQAEAAYKKKEYQKAAYLYERVRQNEGGKPHSSIILNLAHSYFHLHEYSRASPLYRTLLNSKDPQMLSSVATQLSFIETEEGNLTKAIGYCKQALKADETNQAARYNFELLQKYLLLHPEKPKSPPPPQRRDRKNGAGGSRQQNTAGTPTMGGTGTASNSGTAPSSINNRETNPPGGTSNATRQENFGNSPGSKQGLSNQSSQNSNAMGKSNGSNQAGQEGDALLQTRFERLKKLQLTPEKARQLLDVMRQEEAQYLQQVPRKRTKQSDKNTPDW, from the coding sequence ATGTGGTGGGTCTTACTTTTCCTGGCTTTTTCTCCTTTTGACGGACTTCAGCGCATTGCGCTCAGAAATCAGTATGCTGTGCAAGCTGAAGCAGCTTATAAAAAGAAAGAGTACCAAAAAGCTGCCTATCTATATGAGCGGGTTCGGCAAAACGAAGGTGGAAAGCCACACTCCTCTATTATATTGAATTTGGCTCACTCCTATTTCCACCTGCACGAATACTCCCGGGCATCCCCTTTGTACCGTACCCTCCTGAACTCAAAAGACCCTCAAATGCTTTCCTCAGTGGCTACCCAGCTTTCTTTCATAGAAACGGAAGAGGGAAATCTCACCAAGGCCATAGGGTACTGCAAGCAGGCTTTGAAAGCAGATGAAACAAACCAAGCTGCCCGGTACAATTTTGAGCTGCTACAGAAATACCTGTTGCTCCACCCTGAGAAACCCAAAAGCCCACCCCCACCCCAAAGGCGCGATCGTAAAAATGGAGCAGGAGGCAGCAGGCAACAAAATACCGCAGGTACACCCACTATGGGCGGGACTGGAACGGCTTCCAATAGCGGGACAGCCCCTTCTTCCATTAATAACAGAGAAACCAATCCACCCGGGGGAACCTCCAATGCAACCCGACAGGAGAACTTCGGCAATAGCCCAGGCTCAAAACAAGGGTTAAGCAACCAGAGCTCTCAAAATAGTAATGCCATGGGTAAAAGCAATGGCAGCAACCAAGCAGGTCAGGAAGGCGATGCCTTGCTGCAAACCCGTTTTGAACGCCTGAAGAAGTTACAACTAACCCCTGAGAAGGCTCGCCAGCTTCTGGATGTCATGCGCCAGGAGGAAGCCCAATATTTGCAACAGGTACCGCGCAAAAGAACTAAGCAATCGGATAAAAATACCCCTGATTGGTAA
- a CDS encoding acetyl-CoA C-acyltransferase, translated as MESTSNRIKEVYVISAVRTPIGSFGGALASLTAPQLGAIAIKGALEKAGIDKNLVQEVIMGNVLSANVGQAPARQAAIGAGLGYEVECTTINKVCASGSKAIMFASQAIMLGHKDIIVAGGMESMSNVPYYLDKARFGAKMGHGQMIDGLVKDGLWDVYNDYHMGSAAENTARELGITREMQDEYAISSYRKSAEAAKAGFLKDEIIPVEIPQRGKDPIFITEDEEYSKVNFEKIPGLRPVFDKEGTVTAANASTLNDGAAALLLMSKEKAEELGVTPIARILGFADAEQEPKWFTTTPALAIPKALKVSGVDPSEVDFYEINEAFSVVSLANNQKLGLEGGNVNVYGGAVSLGHPLGASGARIVTTLINVLHKKNGKIGVTGICNGGGGASAIVLERM; from the coding sequence ATGGAAAGCACAAGTAATAGAATAAAGGAAGTTTATGTAATCTCGGCTGTCAGGACCCCTATCGGGAGTTTCGGCGGAGCTTTGGCTAGTTTGACTGCTCCTCAACTGGGGGCCATTGCCATAAAAGGCGCTTTAGAAAAAGCCGGGATTGACAAAAACCTGGTACAGGAAGTAATTATGGGCAATGTGTTGTCTGCCAACGTAGGGCAGGCACCGGCTCGTCAGGCAGCTATTGGCGCCGGATTAGGATATGAAGTGGAATGTACCACGATCAATAAAGTATGCGCTTCTGGTTCTAAAGCCATTATGTTCGCCTCGCAAGCCATTATGCTGGGCCACAAAGACATTATTGTTGCCGGCGGAATGGAGAGCATGTCTAACGTACCGTATTACCTGGACAAAGCCCGCTTCGGCGCGAAGATGGGCCACGGGCAGATGATTGACGGCTTGGTGAAAGACGGCCTTTGGGATGTGTACAATGACTACCACATGGGTAGTGCCGCTGAAAACACAGCCCGTGAATTGGGAATCACCCGCGAGATGCAGGATGAGTACGCCATCAGCTCGTACCGCAAATCGGCGGAGGCTGCCAAAGCTGGTTTCCTGAAAGACGAAATCATTCCAGTAGAAATCCCACAGCGCGGCAAAGACCCTATCTTCATCACCGAAGACGAAGAATACAGCAAAGTGAACTTCGAAAAAATTCCGGGTTTACGCCCTGTGTTTGACAAAGAAGGTACCGTAACCGCTGCCAACGCTTCAACCTTAAATGACGGAGCCGCTGCCCTTCTGCTCATGAGCAAAGAAAAAGCAGAAGAACTTGGCGTTACTCCTATTGCCAGAATCCTTGGTTTCGCGGATGCGGAACAGGAGCCGAAATGGTTTACCACCACCCCAGCGTTGGCTATTCCTAAAGCTTTGAAAGTGTCTGGCGTAGATCCTTCAGAAGTTGACTTCTACGAGATTAATGAAGCATTCTCTGTGGTTTCTTTGGCCAACAACCAAAAGCTGGGCTTAGAAGGCGGGAACGTAAACGTGTACGGTGGAGCCGTTTCTTTAGGACACCCATTAGGAGCTTCCGGTGCGCGTATTGTGACTACGTTGATCAACGTGCTGCACAAAAAGAACGGCAAAATTGGCGTAACTGGCATCTGCAACGGCGGTGGCGGAGCATCGGCTATTGTGCTGGAGCGCATGTAG
- a CDS encoding toxin-antitoxin system YwqK family antitoxin translates to MKRILFLFGFLFISLGFQLESQAQVRVVTYHDSLQSAIKEVYFIKSTTDSVMHGYYRKYYPTGQLEAMVKVVEDKRDSLYTEFFPNGTPKLTVPYKEGKKNGPFSAIYPNGKKLQEGQYVNDLQSGPFRSYHENGQLKQETTFVEGFPEGSVKEYFPDGKLKSEITYTRKVQSGVARTFHPNGEKESEAKYRNGMIEGGYRTFYDNGQLETETISLGPTKPATFKTYYKSGKLMTEGSVLAGKPEGPSVAYYENGQRRATLTYSKGVRVGLAQSFDENGKLQQEIKYSNNERDRKITRYYPTGVIAAQEEYKDNKRVGTWQEFHENKQVKTTEPYKNGKINGERLTFHDNSQPESKATYLNGKIISTLVTYFPSGKVKSETFYKDGLRFGTFKQLYENGKTEMAGTFRNNRETGTWTYFDETGKPTKKVEYRNGQVIADKK, encoded by the coding sequence ATGAAAAGGATTCTGTTTCTCTTTGGGTTTTTGTTTATTTCCTTAGGATTCCAGCTGGAATCCCAAGCACAGGTTAGGGTGGTCACCTACCATGATTCCCTGCAATCGGCTATCAAGGAGGTGTACTTCATAAAATCCACCACAGATTCTGTCATGCACGGCTACTACCGCAAATACTACCCTACCGGTCAACTGGAAGCAATGGTAAAAGTAGTGGAAGACAAACGCGACAGCCTCTATACCGAGTTCTTTCCTAACGGTACTCCCAAACTTACCGTACCTTACAAGGAAGGCAAAAAGAACGGACCTTTTTCAGCCATCTACCCCAACGGGAAGAAGCTGCAGGAGGGCCAATACGTGAACGACCTGCAATCTGGTCCTTTCAGAAGCTACCATGAGAATGGCCAATTAAAACAAGAGACTACGTTTGTGGAGGGTTTTCCTGAAGGTTCGGTAAAAGAGTATTTCCCAGACGGGAAACTGAAATCGGAGATCACGTACACCCGCAAAGTACAAAGCGGCGTAGCCAGAACCTTCCACCCTAATGGCGAGAAAGAATCTGAAGCCAAATACCGCAACGGCATGATAGAGGGCGGATACCGCACCTTCTATGACAATGGCCAACTGGAGACTGAAACCATCAGCCTGGGCCCAACCAAACCTGCTACTTTTAAGACCTACTACAAATCGGGCAAACTCATGACCGAAGGAAGTGTGTTGGCGGGCAAGCCCGAGGGACCTTCCGTGGCCTATTACGAGAACGGACAACGCCGCGCCACCCTCACCTATAGCAAAGGGGTGCGGGTTGGTTTAGCCCAATCTTTTGACGAGAATGGCAAGCTGCAGCAGGAAATAAAGTACAGCAACAACGAGCGCGACCGCAAGATCACCCGCTACTATCCTACTGGCGTTATTGCGGCCCAAGAGGAGTACAAGGACAACAAGCGCGTGGGCACCTGGCAGGAATTCCATGAAAACAAACAGGTTAAAACCACAGAGCCGTACAAAAATGGTAAGATCAATGGCGAACGCCTCACCTTCCATGACAACAGTCAGCCAGAATCTAAAGCAACGTACCTGAACGGAAAAATCATCAGTACGCTGGTCACCTATTTCCCTTCTGGCAAAGTGAAGTCAGAGACCTTCTACAAAGACGGGCTTCGCTTCGGCACCTTCAAGCAACTCTACGAGAACGGCAAAACCGAAATGGCCGGCACCTTCCGTAACAACCGCGAGACCGGCACCTGGACTTACTTTGACGAAACAGGCAAGCCCACCAAAAAAGTGGAATACCGTAACGGCCAAGTTATTGCTGATAAAAAGTAG
- the bioB gene encoding biotin synthase BioB — protein sequence MTDALNTAPLRTDWTMDEIRAIYYKPVLELIVEASQVHKQFQATGEVQVCTLLSVKTGGCPEDCAYCPQAARYHTEVKAHKLLSNEVVLDAARKAKEGGSTRFCMGAAWREVRDNRDFDRVLEMVEGVNEMGLEVCCTLGMVNEYQAERLKQAGLYAYNHNLDTSEENYSNIITTRTYGDRLGTIENVRKAGISVCSGGIIGLGETDDDRIAMLHVLSNLPQHPESVPVNALVPVEGTPLAEQPRVSVWEMVRMIATARILMPKTMVRLSAGRQEMPVSEQALCFLAGANSIFSGDKLLTTPNPGFADDKAMFELLGLNPRKSFKAETSCGGTVDVSAEAALAAE from the coding sequence ATGACGGATGCCCTGAACACTGCTCCACTTCGCACAGATTGGACCATGGATGAAATTCGCGCCATCTACTATAAACCTGTGTTGGAACTCATTGTAGAAGCTTCACAGGTACACAAACAATTTCAGGCTACCGGTGAGGTGCAGGTATGTACTTTACTCTCGGTGAAAACCGGAGGCTGTCCCGAAGACTGTGCCTATTGCCCGCAGGCGGCCCGCTACCATACAGAGGTAAAGGCCCATAAACTGCTGAGCAACGAGGTAGTATTAGATGCTGCCCGCAAAGCCAAAGAAGGTGGTTCTACCCGTTTCTGCATGGGTGCCGCCTGGCGCGAAGTTCGCGACAACCGCGACTTTGACCGGGTGCTGGAAATGGTGGAAGGCGTAAACGAAATGGGTCTGGAAGTGTGCTGTACCTTAGGCATGGTGAATGAGTACCAGGCTGAACGTTTAAAGCAAGCCGGCCTTTACGCCTACAACCACAACCTGGACACCTCAGAAGAAAACTATAGCAACATCATCACCACCCGTACCTACGGTGACCGCTTGGGCACTATTGAAAATGTACGCAAAGCGGGTATCTCTGTATGTAGCGGTGGCATCATAGGCCTTGGCGAAACAGACGATGACCGCATTGCTATGCTGCACGTGCTCAGCAACCTGCCGCAGCACCCAGAATCTGTGCCGGTGAACGCATTAGTTCCAGTAGAAGGTACCCCGTTGGCCGAACAGCCTCGCGTAAGTGTCTGGGAAATGGTGCGCATGATTGCTACTGCCCGTATCTTAATGCCGAAGACCATGGTACGCTTATCGGCGGGCCGTCAGGAAATGCCGGTAAGTGAGCAGGCACTTTGCTTTTTAGCGGGAGCTAACTCCATCTTCTCCGGTGATAAACTGTTAACCACCCCTAACCCTGGCTTCGCAGACGATAAAGCGATGTTTGAGTTGCTGGGTCTAAACCCACGCAAATCCTTCAAGGCAGAAACCTCTTGCGGCGGCACGGTAGATGTATCTGCGGAAGCTGCGCTTGCTGCTGAATAA
- a CDS encoding aminotransferase class I/II-fold pyridoxal phosphate-dependent enzyme, producing MVPERLLRQLEARAQKGTLRKLTVPASGLIDFSSNDYLGLKSSEVLAQAIAAELGSTPAHGAAGSRLLSGNTTYAEELEEELAAFHGAEAALLFNSGYAANVGFFSAVPQRGDTIFYDEASHASIKEGIRLSFAQSFPFRHNDLEDLQQKLKRAQGDVYVAVESLYSMDGDFAPLPELVTLCQEKGLYLVVDEAHSNGLYGSKGEGLVSALHLEEKVFARIMTFGKAVGTHGAAVVGPKVLQQFLLNFSRPFIYTTALPLASLVSIRQAYRLLPGLTEERTIVHQLVETYQTSLQTKGIFLPLSEKQPYNSPIQAWPLADPVALRALSNQLQTSGFDVRPVFSPTVPVGKERLRLVLHAFNTSAQVEELCTLLTQHSPKDISLLA from the coding sequence ATGGTTCCGGAACGTCTGCTACGCCAGTTAGAGGCAAGAGCCCAGAAAGGTACGCTACGGAAATTAACGGTTCCTGCCTCAGGTTTGATAGACTTCAGCTCCAATGATTATTTGGGGCTGAAGTCTTCAGAAGTTCTGGCCCAGGCTATTGCAGCTGAGTTAGGTTCTACCCCAGCCCACGGTGCGGCAGGATCTCGGTTACTAAGTGGCAATACAACTTACGCAGAAGAACTGGAAGAGGAACTGGCTGCCTTTCACGGGGCAGAAGCAGCCCTCCTGTTTAACTCGGGGTATGCGGCTAATGTAGGTTTCTTCTCGGCAGTACCTCAGCGGGGCGACACTATCTTCTATGACGAGGCAAGCCATGCTTCTATCAAAGAAGGGATTAGGTTAAGTTTTGCGCAGAGTTTCCCATTTCGGCACAATGACCTGGAAGACCTGCAGCAGAAACTGAAGCGCGCGCAGGGAGATGTGTACGTGGCCGTAGAATCTCTGTATTCAATGGATGGTGACTTTGCACCGTTACCAGAATTGGTGACTCTTTGCCAGGAGAAGGGATTGTATCTGGTGGTAGATGAGGCGCATTCAAATGGGCTTTACGGCTCTAAAGGAGAAGGCCTAGTTTCTGCATTGCACCTGGAAGAAAAAGTGTTTGCCCGCATCATGACCTTCGGGAAAGCAGTGGGTACGCACGGGGCTGCTGTGGTAGGACCTAAAGTGCTCCAGCAATTTCTCCTGAACTTCAGCCGGCCTTTCATTTACACGACTGCCCTGCCCCTGGCTTCCCTGGTTTCCATAAGACAAGCGTACCGGCTGCTTCCTGGGCTAACCGAAGAAAGAACGATAGTTCATCAACTGGTAGAAACGTACCAAACCAGCCTCCAGACAAAAGGTATTTTCCTGCCCCTTTCAGAAAAACAGCCTTATAACAGCCCCATTCAAGCCTGGCCGTTGGCTGATCCGGTGGCTCTTCGGGCTTTGTCAAATCAATTACAAACCAGTGGCTTTGATGTTCGTCCGGTTTTCAGCCCTACCGTACCAGTTGGCAAAGAGCGGTTGCGGCTGGTGCTGCACGCTTTCAACACTTCAGCCCAAGTAGAAGAATTATGCACCCTGCTTACCCAGCATTCCCCAAAAGATATTTCGTTACTGGCATAG
- the bioD gene encoding dethiobiotin synthase — protein MHPAYPAFPKRYFVTGIGTDVGKTIAAAVLTEALQADYWKPVQAGNLEFTDTHTVQSLLSNSRSVFHPEAYRLQMPASPHTAAAAENRELRLEEIVLPETRNHLIVEGAGGVMVPLNNRELVLDLIQKLQLEVVLVSRNYLGSINHTLMTVEVLRSRNISIAGILFNGAPTPSSEKLILNYTQLSAFPRLLEEFNFDKAMVVRYAQTFQEYFKNHA, from the coding sequence ATGCACCCTGCTTACCCAGCATTCCCCAAAAGATATTTCGTTACTGGCATAGGCACTGACGTGGGTAAAACCATAGCCGCCGCCGTGCTCACAGAAGCCTTGCAGGCAGATTATTGGAAGCCTGTGCAGGCAGGAAATCTTGAGTTCACTGACACCCATACTGTTCAAAGTCTGCTTTCTAATTCCCGCTCTGTTTTCCACCCGGAGGCCTATAGACTCCAGATGCCGGCTTCTCCGCATACTGCCGCTGCCGCCGAGAACAGGGAACTAAGGTTGGAAGAAATTGTGCTGCCAGAAACAAGAAACCACCTGATTGTGGAAGGTGCGGGAGGTGTAATGGTGCCCTTAAACAACAGAGAACTGGTACTGGACCTTATCCAGAAGCTACAATTGGAAGTGGTGCTTGTTTCCAGAAATTATCTGGGAAGTATAAACCATACCCTGATGACAGTGGAAGTTCTAAGGAGCCGGAACATCTCCATTGCGGGTATCCTTTTCAACGGGGCACCTACTCCCTCGTCAGAAAAGCTTATTCTGAACTACACCCAGCTATCCGCTTTCCCGCGGCTATTAGAGGAATTTAATTTTGATAAAGCAATGGTGGTTCGCTACGCCCAAACCTTTCAGGAATATTTCAAAAACCATGCATAA
- the bioA gene encoding adenosylmethionine--8-amino-7-oxononanoate transaminase, which yields MHNSLSERDQQVNWHPYTQMQTAPPPIGIVRGEGAVLYSEDGKEYIDAVSSWWVNIHGHAHPHIAERVSQQLHTLEHVIFAGFTHAPAVELSERLLKLLPANQSRVFYTDNGSTAVEVALKMALQFWFNQGINKTKIIAFEGSYHGDTFGAMSVSERSVFTRPFQQYLFDVAFLPVPVPDQEEAVLAQLEKLLAQEDIAAFVFEPLVLGTAGMVMYSPEIMDKLLALCRERNVVIIADEVMTGFGRTGKRFACDYLNQEPDLMCFSKGITGGTMALGVTTCSHQIYASFLSEDKTKALFHGHSYTANPIACAAALASLDLVEAAEFQENLTCISSSHSAFVKSLVGKPGIKEIRQTGTILAVEFEVDQTSYFHTLRDDLYNLALDNGVLLRPLGNIVYVLPPYCITSAQLNQVYGVIEKMRLFVAESF from the coding sequence ATGCATAACAGCCTTTCTGAACGTGACCAGCAGGTAAACTGGCATCCGTATACCCAGATGCAAACGGCTCCCCCACCCATAGGCATTGTGCGCGGGGAAGGGGCCGTCTTGTATTCTGAAGACGGAAAAGAATACATAGACGCGGTTTCATCCTGGTGGGTAAACATTCACGGGCACGCTCATCCGCACATAGCGGAGCGGGTAAGCCAACAGTTGCACACCTTAGAGCACGTTATTTTTGCTGGTTTCACCCACGCCCCAGCTGTAGAACTCTCAGAACGGCTCTTGAAGCTTCTTCCCGCTAACCAATCGCGGGTCTTCTATACCGACAATGGGTCAACTGCCGTAGAAGTAGCCCTGAAGATGGCCTTGCAGTTCTGGTTTAACCAAGGCATCAATAAAACCAAAATTATTGCCTTTGAAGGAAGCTACCACGGTGACACCTTCGGGGCTATGTCCGTAAGCGAGCGTTCGGTTTTCACCCGTCCTTTTCAGCAATATTTGTTTGATGTGGCGTTTTTACCCGTGCCAGTTCCGGACCAGGAAGAAGCCGTGCTTGCCCAACTGGAAAAATTGCTCGCGCAGGAAGACATTGCTGCCTTTGTCTTTGAACCCCTGGTCTTGGGAACAGCCGGTATGGTCATGTACTCCCCTGAGATTATGGATAAATTGCTGGCGCTATGCCGAGAAAGAAATGTCGTTATCATAGCCGATGAAGTGATGACGGGATTTGGAAGAACGGGTAAACGATTCGCCTGTGACTATCTAAATCAAGAGCCAGACCTGATGTGCTTTTCTAAAGGCATCACTGGCGGAACCATGGCGTTGGGTGTTACCACCTGTTCGCACCAGATTTATGCTTCCTTCTTAAGCGAAGACAAAACAAAAGCGCTTTTCCATGGGCATTCCTACACCGCCAACCCGATAGCCTGTGCCGCAGCCCTTGCAAGTCTTGACCTGGTGGAAGCAGCTGAGTTTCAGGAAAACTTAACGTGTATCTCCTCCTCTCATTCCGCTTTTGTCAAATCACTAGTAGGAAAGCCTGGCATCAAAGAGATTCGGCAGACCGGAACCATTCTGGCGGTGGAATTTGAGGTGGATCAGACGTCCTACTTCCATACTTTACGTGATGACTTGTACAATTTAGCCCTAGATAACGGAGTACTACTGCGCCCCTTAGGTAATATTGTGTACGTTTTACCGCCATATTGCATTACGTCTGCCCAGCTAAACCAAGTATATGGGGTTATAGAAAAAATGCGTCTCTTTGTAGCCGAGTCATTTTAG